In Lysobacter luteus, a single window of DNA contains:
- a CDS encoding DUF721 domain-containing protein → MSEFKPSPRRPSSPVAALDALLAEPAGDPIRRAMWLDELDRRLRPLLPSPLAAHARLANYERGRLVFVVDAPVWRAKLRLLAPELLDAARSIGLAAVEFVVKTSLVSASPPPAPRNTVTMSPAAKEALQAALASLRPGNPGSDGSE, encoded by the coding sequence ATGTCTGAATTCAAGCCCAGTCCGCGCCGTCCCTCGTCCCCCGTCGCCGCGCTCGATGCGCTGCTGGCGGAGCCCGCTGGCGACCCGATTCGTCGTGCCATGTGGCTTGACGAGCTGGACCGTCGGTTACGCCCCCTCCTGCCGTCCCCGCTGGCCGCGCATGCGCGGCTGGCGAACTACGAGCGCGGCAGGCTCGTGTTTGTGGTCGATGCCCCGGTGTGGCGGGCGAAACTGCGCCTGCTTGCCCCGGAACTGCTCGATGCCGCCCGATCCATCGGGTTGGCCGCGGTGGAGTTCGTCGTCAAGACGAGCCTTGTCTCCGCTTCGCCGCCCCCTGCGCCGCGGAACACCGTGACCATGTCGCCGGCCGCAAAGGAAGCCCTGCAGGCCGCACTGGCGTCGTTGCGCCCGGGAAACCCCGGCTCCGACGGCAGCGAGTGA
- the lpxC gene encoding UDP-3-O-acyl-N-acetylglucosamine deacetylase, with translation MLRQRTLKNIIRATGVGLHSGEKVFLTLRPAPVDAGIVFRRVDLDPVLELPARADLVTETVLCTGLSREGGKVMTVEHLLSALAGLGIDNCYIELSAAEVPIMDGSAGPFVFLLQSAGVAEQDVPKKFIRITRPVEVRDGDKVARFEPYDGFRLGFTVVFNHPAIPAAQSRAEVEFSTANYIKEVSRARTFGFMRDLEYMRERNLGLGGSMDNAIVLDEFRVLNEDGLRYVDEFVRHKILDAVGDLYLAGHAILGAYEGYKSGHALNNQLVRALMAEQSAWEIVTFPGEQDPVPASYRPAPAV, from the coding sequence ATGCTGCGCCAGCGCACCCTCAAGAACATCATCCGCGCCACCGGCGTGGGCCTGCACAGCGGCGAGAAGGTGTTCCTCACCCTGCGCCCTGCGCCCGTCGATGCCGGCATCGTGTTCCGCCGGGTCGACCTGGACCCGGTGCTCGAGTTGCCTGCCCGCGCCGACCTGGTGACCGAGACCGTGCTGTGCACGGGGCTCAGCCGTGAAGGCGGCAAGGTCATGACGGTCGAGCACCTGCTCTCGGCGCTGGCCGGGCTCGGCATCGACAACTGCTATATCGAGCTGTCCGCGGCCGAGGTGCCGATCATGGACGGCTCGGCCGGCCCGTTCGTGTTCCTGCTGCAGTCCGCCGGCGTCGCCGAGCAGGACGTGCCGAAGAAGTTCATCCGCATCACCCGGCCGGTGGAAGTACGCGACGGAGACAAGGTCGCCCGGTTCGAGCCCTACGACGGCTTTCGGCTCGGTTTCACGGTGGTGTTCAACCACCCGGCGATCCCGGCCGCCCAGTCCCGCGCCGAGGTCGAGTTCTCGACCGCCAACTACATCAAGGAAGTCAGCCGCGCCCGCACGTTCGGCTTCATGCGCGACCTGGAGTACATGCGGGAGCGCAACCTCGGGCTGGGCGGCTCGATGGACAACGCGATCGTGCTGGACGAGTTCCGTGTCCTCAACGAGGACGGCCTGCGCTACGTCGACGAGTTCGTCCGACACAAGATCCTGGATGCCGTAGGCGACCTGTACCTGGCCGGCCACGCCATCCTCGGCGCCTACGAGGGCTACAAGTCCGGCCACGCGCTCAACAACCAGCTGGTGCGCGCCCTGATGGCCGAGCAATCGGCCTGGGAGATCGTCACCTTCCCGGGCGAACAGGACCCGGTGCCCGCGTCCTACCGGCCTGCCCCCGCCGTCTGA
- the ftsZ gene encoding cell division protein FtsZ, which translates to MAHFELVENMAPNATIKVVGVGGGGGNAVAHMVSNNVDGVEFITANTDSQAIKNCGAKLQLQLGSNVTKGLGAGANPEVGRQAALEDRERLMDAMQGADMVFITAGMGGGTGTGAAPVVAQLAKEMGILTVAVVTKPFPFEGRRRMQVALKGIEELSHHCDSLITIPNEKLITVLGRNATMIQAFRAANDVLLGAVQGIADLIVRPGLINVDFADVRTVMSEMGLAMMGSGSARGDDRAQAAAEAAVQNPLLDDVNLSGANGILVNITAGPDFTMAEFDEVGRTIEAFASEDATVVLGTVLDPDMQDEVKVTVVATGLNRAVARQGKPNEQLNRAPIQLVRNATTGQPEFPIEDAVAPASAPGFTSGLRSSGRHEAAPAPAAAAADFGNDSYLDIPAFLRRQAD; encoded by the coding sequence ATGGCGCACTTTGAACTGGTAGAGAACATGGCCCCGAACGCGACCATCAAGGTGGTTGGCGTCGGCGGTGGCGGCGGCAACGCGGTCGCCCACATGGTCAGCAACAACGTCGACGGGGTGGAATTCATCACCGCCAACACCGACTCGCAGGCGATCAAGAACTGCGGCGCCAAGCTGCAGCTGCAGCTGGGCAGCAACGTCACCAAGGGCCTGGGCGCGGGCGCGAACCCGGAGGTCGGCCGCCAGGCCGCGCTGGAGGACCGCGAGCGCCTGATGGACGCAATGCAGGGCGCCGACATGGTGTTCATCACCGCCGGCATGGGCGGTGGCACCGGCACCGGCGCCGCGCCGGTGGTGGCGCAGCTGGCCAAGGAGATGGGCATCCTGACCGTCGCGGTGGTCACCAAGCCGTTCCCGTTCGAGGGCCGCCGCCGCATGCAGGTCGCGCTCAAGGGCATCGAGGAGCTGAGCCACCACTGCGACTCGTTGATCACCATCCCCAACGAGAAGCTGATCACCGTGCTCGGTCGCAACGCCACGATGATCCAGGCCTTCCGCGCCGCCAACGACGTGCTCCTGGGCGCCGTGCAGGGCATCGCCGACCTGATCGTGCGCCCGGGCCTGATCAACGTCGACTTCGCCGACGTGCGCACCGTCATGTCCGAGATGGGCCTGGCGATGATGGGCAGCGGTTCGGCCCGCGGCGACGACCGTGCCCAGGCCGCGGCCGAGGCGGCGGTGCAGAACCCGCTGCTGGACGACGTCAACCTGTCGGGCGCCAACGGCATCCTGGTCAACATCACCGCCGGTCCGGACTTCACGATGGCCGAGTTCGACGAGGTCGGCCGCACGATCGAGGCGTTCGCGTCCGAGGATGCGACCGTGGTGCTCGGCACCGTGCTCGACCCGGACATGCAGGACGAGGTCAAGGTCACCGTGGTCGCCACCGGGCTCAATCGCGCCGTCGCCCGCCAGGGCAAGCCGAACGAGCAGCTCAACCGCGCGCCGATCCAGCTGGTCCGCAACGCCACCACCGGCCAGCCGGAGTTCCCGATCGAAGACGCGGTCGCACCGGCGTCGGCCCCGGGGTTCACCAGCGGGCTGCGCAGCAGCGGCCGGCACGAAGCGGCCCCGGCACCGGCGGCCGCGGCGGCCGACTTCGGCAACGACAGCTACCTGGACATCCCGGCGTTCCTGCGCCGCCAGGCCGACTGA
- the ftsA gene encoding cell division protein FtsA: MNRKGDKSLIVGLDIGTSKVVALVGEYSPGNPIEVIGIGSHESRGLRRGVVVDIESTVQSIQRAIEEAELMAGCEIRSVYASISGSHIQCRNSQGIAPIRDGEVSFADLDRVLDAAKAVAIPADQKILHAIPRDYVLDDSQEGIRNPVGMTGVRLEVHAHLVVCAQSAAANVSKCVQRCGLQVDDLILGVLASANAVLTSDERELGVVLVDIGAGTTDIAVFVQGAIAHSASLGIAGDKVTEDIAHMLRTPTPEAEQIKVRYACALAQMATAEESIQVPSVGDRPPRRMPRHSLAQAVQARYEEIFEMVQAELRRSGFEQHVRAGMVLTGGAAKMEGVVELAEEMLQMPVRVGIPQHVTGLGEVVGNPVHATGVGLLLMGSQIENPRRPVISTGRAGNVLNRFKNWFRGEF, from the coding sequence ATGAACCGCAAGGGCGACAAATCGTTGATCGTGGGCCTCGACATCGGCACCTCCAAGGTGGTGGCGCTGGTGGGCGAGTACTCACCCGGCAACCCGATCGAGGTGATCGGCATCGGCAGCCACGAGTCGCGCGGGCTGCGCCGCGGCGTGGTGGTCGACATCGAGTCGACCGTGCAGTCGATCCAGCGCGCGATCGAGGAGGCCGAGCTGATGGCCGGCTGCGAGATCCGCTCGGTCTACGCGTCGATCTCGGGCAGCCACATCCAGTGCCGCAACTCGCAGGGCATCGCGCCGATCCGCGACGGCGAGGTGAGCTTCGCCGACCTGGACCGGGTGCTTGATGCCGCCAAGGCCGTGGCGATCCCGGCCGACCAGAAGATCCTGCACGCGATCCCGCGCGACTACGTGCTCGACGATTCGCAGGAAGGCATCCGCAACCCGGTCGGCATGACCGGCGTCCGGCTGGAAGTGCATGCCCACCTGGTGGTCTGCGCGCAATCGGCCGCGGCCAACGTCAGCAAGTGCGTGCAGCGCTGCGGGCTGCAGGTCGACGACCTGATCCTGGGCGTACTGGCCTCCGCCAACGCGGTGCTGACTTCCGACGAGCGCGAGCTCGGCGTGGTGCTGGTCGACATCGGCGCCGGCACCACCGACATCGCGGTGTTCGTCCAGGGCGCGATCGCGCACTCGGCCAGCCTCGGCATCGCCGGCGACAAGGTCACCGAGGACATCGCCCACATGCTGCGCACGCCGACCCCGGAGGCCGAGCAGATCAAGGTCCGCTACGCCTGCGCGCTGGCGCAGATGGCGACCGCCGAGGAGTCGATCCAGGTGCCTTCGGTCGGCGACCGGCCGCCCCGGCGCATGCCGCGCCACTCGTTGGCGCAGGCGGTGCAGGCGCGCTACGAGGAGATCTTCGAGATGGTCCAGGCCGAACTGCGCCGCAGCGGCTTCGAGCAGCACGTCCGCGCGGGCATGGTCCTGACCGGCGGCGCCGCGAAGATGGAAGGCGTGGTCGAGCTGGCCGAGGAGATGCTGCAGATGCCCGTGCGCGTCGGCATCCCGCAGCACGTGACCGGCCTTGGCGAAGTGGTCGGCAACCCGGTGCACGCCACCGGCGTCGGCCTGCTGCTGATGGGCAGCCAGATCGAGAACCCGCGCCGCCCGGTGATCAGCACCGGGCGCGCCGGGAACGTACTCAACCGTTTCAAGAACTGGTTCCGGGGTGAGTTCTGA
- a CDS encoding cell division protein FtsQ/DivIB encodes MNALLRLLGWTLAVALVALPVVAVLNGWVGQDRWPLTTLRATGQFDRVDEAHLREAMLPFARQGFFAVDLDAAQDAVARMPWVERAEVRKRWPDVLEVRVVEHVPFARWGEDRLLSDHGRLFPAGDVDVPPGLPRLDGPDGRVPDVVEFYNQTSVLMAPLGLGVRSVLLDPRGSWSMELDSGAQVVVGRNEARPRIARFARLMPQLLAQQAQRLVRADLRYTNGFALSWAPVPKAPQTGMQGNT; translated from the coding sequence GTGAACGCGCTGCTCCGCCTGCTCGGTTGGACCCTCGCGGTGGCGCTGGTCGCGCTGCCCGTGGTCGCCGTGCTCAACGGCTGGGTCGGCCAGGACCGCTGGCCGCTGACCACGCTGCGCGCGACCGGGCAGTTCGACCGGGTCGACGAAGCGCACCTGCGTGAGGCGATGCTGCCGTTCGCGCGGCAGGGCTTTTTCGCCGTCGACCTGGATGCCGCGCAAGACGCTGTCGCGCGGATGCCGTGGGTCGAGCGCGCTGAAGTCCGCAAGCGCTGGCCCGACGTGCTCGAGGTGCGGGTGGTCGAGCACGTCCCGTTCGCGCGCTGGGGCGAGGACCGGCTGCTGTCCGACCACGGTCGGCTGTTCCCGGCCGGCGACGTCGACGTGCCGCCGGGCTTGCCCCGGCTGGACGGTCCGGACGGACGGGTGCCGGACGTGGTCGAGTTCTACAACCAGACCAGCGTGCTGATGGCGCCGCTCGGGCTGGGTGTGCGCTCGGTGCTGCTGGACCCGCGCGGCAGCTGGAGCATGGAGCTCGACAGCGGCGCGCAGGTGGTGGTCGGCCGCAACGAGGCCCGGCCGCGCATCGCCCGCTTCGCCCGGCTGATGCCGCAACTGCTCGCGCAGCAGGCGCAGCGCCTGGTGCGCGCCGACCTCCGCTACACCAATGGTTTCGCCTTGAGCTGGGCGCCGGTCCCGAAGGCGCCACAGACAGGCATGCAGGGAAATACATGA
- a CDS encoding D-alanine--D-alanine ligase — protein MSAAFTPPRFTDPAVFGRVAVLMGGTSAEREVSLDSGRNVLEALQARGVDAVAVDGIPALVDAVRAGSVDRVFNILHGNKGGGEDGVLQGLLDALGVPYTGSGVLGSALSMDKIRTKQVWLSLDLPTPRYVRLPKGSDVHDAARVIGLPLIIKPSCEGSSVGVSRVHDEAGLDDAVALAARYPGELLMEQLVVGDELTVAVLADGDGHRALPSIRIVPKGEWYDYNAKYVAEDTQYLCPGLDGAAEDEIRRIALLAFEAAGCSGWGRVDVMRDRATGDFFLLEVNTAPGMTSHSLVPKAARELGIDFGELCWRVLESSLADDGGAHA, from the coding sequence ATGAGCGCCGCCTTCACCCCGCCGCGGTTCACGGATCCCGCCGTGTTCGGCCGCGTCGCGGTACTGATGGGCGGCACCAGCGCCGAGCGCGAGGTTTCGCTGGATTCCGGTCGCAACGTGCTGGAGGCGCTGCAGGCTCGCGGCGTCGACGCGGTGGCGGTCGACGGCATCCCGGCGCTGGTCGATGCGGTTCGCGCCGGCTCGGTCGACCGCGTCTTCAACATCCTCCACGGCAACAAGGGCGGTGGCGAGGACGGCGTGCTGCAGGGGCTGCTGGACGCGCTCGGCGTGCCGTACACCGGCTCGGGCGTGCTCGGCTCGGCGCTGAGCATGGACAAGATCCGCACCAAGCAGGTCTGGCTGTCGCTCGACCTGCCGACACCGCGCTACGTGCGACTGCCGAAGGGGTCGGACGTGCACGACGCGGCCCGCGTGATCGGGCTTCCGTTGATCATCAAGCCGTCCTGCGAAGGTTCCAGCGTCGGTGTCTCGCGGGTGCATGACGAGGCCGGCCTGGACGACGCCGTCGCGCTGGCCGCGCGCTACCCCGGTGAGCTGCTGATGGAGCAGCTGGTGGTCGGCGACGAACTCACCGTCGCGGTGCTCGCCGACGGCGATGGCCACCGCGCGCTGCCCTCGATCCGGATCGTGCCGAAGGGCGAGTGGTACGACTACAACGCCAAGTACGTCGCCGAGGACACCCAATACCTGTGCCCGGGCCTGGACGGCGCCGCCGAGGACGAGATCCGCCGCATCGCGCTGCTGGCCTTCGAGGCCGCCGGGTGCAGCGGCTGGGGCCGGGTCGACGTGATGCGCGACCGGGCGACCGGCGACTTCTTCCTGCTCGAGGTCAACACCGCGCCGGGGATGACCAGCCACTCGCTGGTGCCCAAGGCCGCGCGCGAACTCGGCATCGATTTCGGCGAGCTGTGCTGGCGGGTGCTCGAGTCGAGCCTGGCGGACGACGGAGGTGCACACGCGTGA
- the murC gene encoding UDP-N-acetylmuramate--L-alanine ligase: protein MSSTVRRRLQHGGDLAKAFPRVHFIGVGGTGMSGIAEVMCTLGYQVSGSDRADNAVTRRLAKLGITVHRDHTAANVLGTDCVVVSSAIREDNPELMEARAQRIPVVPRAEMLAELMRFKRGIAVAGTHGKTTTTSLTASVLAEGGIDPTFVIGGQLLAAGANARLGGGDWLVAEADESDGSFLRLNPQIAIVTNIDADHLENYGGDFAKVQAAFLEFMHRLPFYGLAVLCIDDPEVAALAARTPRHVMTYGFSEDADVRAEDVVQQGARMRFVLCLPDGARCPVTLAMPGRHNVQNALAAASVAWQLGVESSAIARALEGFAGVGRRFNLLSQTPLAGRDGHAGGLVTVVDDYGHHPKELEAVFAAARGGWPDKRLVVAFQPHRYSRTRDLFDDFAAVLSSADMVVLTEVYAAGEAPIAGADARALARAIRTRGRVEPVVVGSARELPQLLGDVLEDGDLLLMMGAGDIGQAAQYVATHGFTAIEGDAA from the coding sequence ATGAGCAGTACCGTTCGCCGCCGCCTGCAACACGGTGGCGACCTCGCCAAGGCGTTTCCCCGCGTGCACTTCATCGGTGTCGGTGGCACCGGCATGAGTGGCATCGCCGAGGTGATGTGCACGCTGGGCTACCAGGTGTCGGGCTCGGACCGGGCCGATAACGCCGTGACCCGCCGGCTGGCAAAGCTGGGCATCACCGTGCACCGCGACCACACGGCCGCCAACGTGCTCGGCACCGATTGCGTGGTGGTGTCCAGCGCCATCCGCGAAGACAACCCGGAGCTGATGGAAGCGCGCGCGCAGCGCATCCCGGTAGTGCCGCGCGCGGAGATGCTGGCCGAGCTGATGCGGTTCAAGCGTGGCATCGCCGTCGCCGGCACCCACGGCAAGACCACCACGACCTCGCTCACCGCCAGCGTGCTGGCCGAAGGCGGGATCGACCCGACCTTCGTGATCGGAGGGCAGTTGCTCGCGGCCGGCGCCAACGCGCGCCTGGGCGGCGGCGACTGGCTGGTGGCCGAGGCCGACGAGAGCGACGGCAGCTTCCTGCGCCTGAACCCGCAGATCGCGATCGTCACCAACATCGACGCCGACCACCTGGAGAACTACGGCGGCGACTTCGCCAAGGTCCAGGCGGCGTTCCTGGAGTTCATGCACCGGTTGCCGTTCTACGGCCTGGCGGTGCTGTGCATCGACGACCCCGAGGTCGCCGCGCTGGCGGCGCGCACCCCGCGCCACGTGATGACCTATGGCTTCTCCGAAGACGCCGACGTGCGTGCCGAGGACGTGGTGCAGCAGGGGGCGCGGATGCGCTTCGTACTGTGCCTGCCCGACGGCGCGCGCTGCCCGGTGACGCTGGCCATGCCCGGCCGCCACAACGTGCAGAACGCGCTGGCCGCCGCTTCGGTGGCGTGGCAGCTGGGCGTGGAATCCAGCGCGATCGCGCGGGCGCTCGAAGGCTTCGCCGGGGTCGGCCGCCGTTTCAACCTGCTGTCGCAGACGCCGTTGGCCGGCAGGGACGGGCACGCCGGCGGTCTGGTCACCGTGGTCGACGACTACGGCCACCATCCCAAGGAGCTCGAGGCGGTGTTCGCCGCCGCGCGTGGCGGCTGGCCGGACAAGCGCCTGGTGGTTGCGTTCCAGCCCCACCGCTACAGCCGCACCCGCGACCTGTTCGACGATTTCGCCGCGGTGCTGTCGAGCGCCGACATGGTGGTCCTGACCGAGGTGTACGCCGCAGGCGAAGCACCCATCGCCGGCGCCGACGCACGCGCACTGGCCCGCGCGATCCGTACCCGCGGCCGGGTCGAGCCGGTGGTGGTCGGCAGCGCGCGTGAGCTTCCGCAGTTGCTGGGCGACGTGCTCGAGGACGGCGACCTGCTGCTGATGATGGGCGCCGGCGACATCGGCCAGGCCGCCCAGTACGTCGCCACCCATGGCTTCACCGCGATCGAGGGGGATGCCGCATGA
- the murG gene encoding undecaprenyldiphospho-muramoylpentapeptide beta-N-acetylglucosaminyltransferase, giving the protein MTGPVTILAGGTGGHIFPGLAVARELMNRGVPVTWLGADGAMETRLVPPHGIEIDTIAVRGLRGKGMATLLGAPLKVANAVRAARAVLRARNSRAVVSFGGYAAGPGGLAARLAGIPLVVHEQNRAAGLTNRVLARMADAVLTGFPGTFAGEQAVGNPVRAEIAALPPPEHRFAGREGALRILVLGGSQGARALNAAMPVALASLRGRLAGFQVRHQCGESQVDEARRAYAAAGVDAGVEPFIADMAAAYGWADIVVCRAGALTLAELCAAGVGSVLVPFPQAVDDHQTRNAEFLVDRGAAQLLPQGADTADLARRISATLEILAERADLLRLAQAARSLARPDAAARVADIVVAQIRPPHSNPEQAA; this is encoded by the coding sequence ATGACCGGTCCCGTCACCATCCTCGCCGGCGGTACCGGCGGCCACATTTTCCCGGGCCTCGCGGTCGCGCGCGAACTGATGAATCGCGGCGTGCCGGTGACCTGGCTCGGCGCCGACGGCGCGATGGAAACCCGGCTGGTGCCGCCCCATGGCATCGAGATCGACACGATCGCGGTTCGCGGGCTGCGCGGGAAGGGCATGGCGACCCTGCTCGGTGCCCCGCTGAAGGTTGCCAACGCGGTGCGCGCCGCCCGTGCGGTGCTACGCGCGCGCAACTCGCGCGCGGTCGTGAGTTTCGGCGGCTACGCAGCCGGTCCGGGCGGCCTGGCCGCGCGCCTGGCCGGTATTCCGCTGGTGGTCCACGAGCAGAACCGTGCCGCCGGCCTCACCAATCGCGTGCTCGCCCGCATGGCCGACGCCGTGCTCACCGGCTTCCCGGGCACCTTTGCCGGCGAGCAGGCGGTCGGCAACCCGGTGCGCGCAGAGATCGCCGCGCTGCCGCCGCCGGAGCACCGTTTCGCCGGCCGTGAAGGCGCGCTGCGGATCCTCGTGCTCGGTGGCAGCCAGGGCGCACGCGCGCTCAACGCCGCGATGCCGGTCGCGCTGGCCAGCCTGCGCGGGCGCCTCGCCGGCTTCCAGGTGCGCCATCAGTGTGGCGAGTCGCAGGTCGACGAGGCGCGCCGGGCGTATGCCGCCGCGGGCGTCGACGCCGGCGTCGAACCGTTCATCGCCGACATGGCCGCCGCCTACGGTTGGGCCGACATCGTGGTCTGCCGCGCCGGGGCGCTGACGCTGGCCGAACTGTGCGCGGCCGGCGTCGGCAGCGTGCTGGTGCCATTCCCGCAGGCGGTCGACGACCACCAGACCCGCAACGCCGAGTTCCTGGTCGACCGCGGCGCCGCACAGCTGTTGCCGCAGGGCGCGGACACCGCCGACCTGGCCCGGCGCATTTCGGCCACGCTCGAAATCCTCGCCGAGCGCGCCGACCTGCTGCGCTTGGCCCAGGCCGCGCGCTCGCTGGCCCGACCCGACGCCGCCGCGCGCGTGGCCGACATCGTCGTCGCCCAGATCCGTCCCCCCCATTCCAACCCGGAGCAGGCTGCATGA
- the ftsW gene encoding putative lipid II flippase FtsW: MTDTARQATRLDAISGHYDRWLLGVACALACLGVVMVGSSSISIAIDYGVGPFHYLVRHVAFLAVGVGLAVWLMRTELKTVEHYNHWLLLGCVALLLAVFIPGLGNEVNGARRWINLGVSSFQAVEAVKLLYIIWLASYLKRYSDEVTATWSAMLKPLGVAGLLVVLLVLQPDFGSLSLILAITGGMLVLGGVNMPRMFGPVLVGLPLLAVVAIAEPYRVRRLTSFLDPWADPFNSGYQLTNALMAVGRGEWFGVGLGGSVQKLSYLPEAHTDFILAVIAEELGFVGVCTVIGLYAMLVGRALWVGLKCVEMRRYFAGYCAFGIALWIGLQSFVSIGVNLGLLPTKGLTLPLVSSGGSSVLMTCAALGVLLRVSYELDRAQRQVARLRGEAMQPSTGVPPTAQPLPSVAKPAAAASAKAARGTSRLRQRIEPVLGRTGA; encoded by the coding sequence ATGACCGACACCGCGCGCCAGGCCACCCGACTCGACGCGATCAGCGGTCATTACGACCGCTGGCTGCTCGGGGTCGCGTGCGCGCTGGCGTGCCTGGGCGTGGTGATGGTCGGCTCCAGCTCGATCTCCATCGCGATCGATTACGGCGTCGGCCCGTTCCACTACCTCGTACGGCACGTTGCGTTCTTGGCGGTCGGGGTCGGACTGGCGGTGTGGCTCATGCGCACCGAGCTGAAGACCGTCGAGCACTACAACCACTGGCTGCTGCTGGGCTGCGTCGCCCTGCTGCTGGCGGTGTTCATCCCCGGCCTGGGCAACGAGGTCAACGGCGCGCGGCGCTGGATCAACCTCGGCGTGTCCAGCTTCCAGGCGGTCGAGGCGGTCAAGCTGCTCTACATCATCTGGCTGGCCAGCTACCTCAAGCGCTACAGCGACGAGGTCACCGCGACCTGGTCGGCGATGCTCAAGCCGCTGGGCGTGGCCGGGTTGCTGGTGGTGCTGCTGGTGCTGCAGCCCGACTTCGGTTCGCTGTCGCTGATCCTGGCCATCACCGGCGGCATGCTGGTGCTGGGCGGGGTCAACATGCCGCGGATGTTCGGCCCGGTGTTGGTCGGCCTGCCGCTGCTGGCGGTGGTCGCCATTGCCGAGCCCTACCGCGTGCGCCGGCTGACGTCCTTCCTCGACCCGTGGGCGGACCCGTTCAACTCCGGCTACCAGCTGACCAACGCACTGATGGCGGTCGGCCGCGGCGAATGGTTCGGGGTCGGCCTCGGCGGCTCGGTACAGAAGCTGTCCTACCTGCCGGAGGCGCACACCGACTTCATCCTCGCCGTCATCGCCGAGGAGCTCGGCTTCGTCGGCGTGTGCACGGTGATCGGGCTGTACGCGATGCTCGTGGGCCGGGCGCTTTGGGTCGGACTGAAATGCGTGGAGATGCGCCGCTACTTCGCGGGTTACTGCGCGTTCGGCATCGCGCTGTGGATCGGCCTGCAGAGCTTCGTCTCGATCGGCGTCAACCTGGGCCTGCTGCCGACCAAGGGTCTGACCTTGCCGTTGGTGTCCTCGGGCGGCTCGAGCGTGCTCATGACCTGCGCGGCGCTCGGCGTGCTGCTGCGGGTGTCGTACGAGCTCGACCGCGCGCAGCGGCAGGTCGCGCGCCTGCGCGGCGAGGCGATGCAGCCTTCCACCGGCGTGCCGCCGACCGCCCAGCCGTTGCCCTCGGTGGCCAAGCCTGCCGCCGCCGCATCGGCCAAGGCCGCGCGTGGCACCAGCCGCCTGCGCCAGCGCATCGAGCCGGTGCTCGGGAGGACCGGCGCATGA
- the mraY gene encoding phospho-N-acetylmuramoyl-pentapeptide-transferase — protein sequence MLLELARWLEQLQSSFALFGYLTFRGILSALTALALSLWWGPAVIRKLASYKGGQPIRTDGPQTHFSKAGTPTMGGALILVTVLASVLLWGDLRNKYVWLVLAVMVAFGAIGWWDDWIKIVRRDPNGMKSRTKYALQSLFGLAAGVFLYMTAEVPAETTFYIPFFKAVALPLVAFSFVAIAYFWIVGFSNAVNLTDGLDGLAIMPTVLVACALGVFAYASGNAVFSEYLQIPQVPGAGELVIICAAIAGAGLGFLWFNTYPAMVFMGDIGALALGAVLGTMAVIVRQELVLVIMGGVFVIETLSVMIQVASFKLTGKRVFRMAPIHHHFELKGWPEPRVIVRFWIISVVLVLVGLATLKVR from the coding sequence ATGCTGCTTGAGCTGGCACGCTGGCTGGAACAACTGCAGAGCAGCTTCGCGCTGTTCGGCTACCTGACCTTCCGCGGCATCCTCAGCGCGCTCACCGCGCTGGCGCTGTCGCTGTGGTGGGGGCCGGCGGTCATCCGCAAGCTGGCCAGCTACAAGGGCGGCCAGCCGATCCGCACGGACGGCCCGCAGACGCACTTCTCCAAGGCAGGCACTCCGACCATGGGCGGCGCGCTGATCCTGGTGACGGTGCTGGCCTCGGTGCTTCTGTGGGGCGACCTGCGCAACAAGTACGTCTGGCTGGTGCTGGCGGTGATGGTGGCGTTCGGCGCGATCGGCTGGTGGGATGACTGGATCAAGATCGTCCGCCGCGACCCCAACGGCATGAAGTCGCGCACCAAGTACGCGCTGCAGTCGCTGTTCGGACTCGCCGCCGGCGTGTTCCTGTACATGACCGCCGAGGTGCCGGCCGAAACCACGTTCTACATCCCGTTCTTCAAGGCCGTCGCGTTGCCGTTGGTGGCCTTCAGCTTCGTGGCGATTGCCTACTTCTGGATCGTCGGCTTCTCCAACGCGGTCAACCTGACCGATGGCCTGGACGGGCTTGCGATCATGCCGACGGTGCTGGTGGCCTGCGCGCTGGGCGTGTTCGCCTACGCATCGGGCAACGCGGTGTTTTCCGAGTACCTTCAGATCCCGCAGGTGCCCGGCGCCGGCGAGCTGGTGATCATCTGCGCGGCGATCGCCGGCGCGGGCCTGGGCTTCCTCTGGTTCAACACCTATCCGGCAATGGTGTTCATGGGCGACATCGGCGCGCTGGCGCTGGGCGCGGTGCTCGGCACGATGGCGGTGATCGTCCGCCAGGAGCTGGTGCTGGTGATCATGGGCGGCGTGTTCGTGATCGAGACGCTGTCGGTGATGATCCAGGTGGCGTCGTTCAAGCTCACCGGCAAGCGTGTTTTCCGGATGGCGCCGATCCACCATCACTTCGAGCTCAAGGGCTGGCCGGAGCCGCGCGTCATCGTGCGCTTCTGGATCATCTCGGTGGTGCTGGTGCTGGTCGGCCTTGCGACGTTGAAGGTGCGCTGA